The following are encoded together in the Gasterosteus aculeatus chromosome 7, fGasAcu3.hap1.1, whole genome shotgun sequence genome:
- the prr7 gene encoding proline-rich protein 7, protein MVMSQGTYTFLACFAGFWLVWALVVLLCCFCSFLQRRLKRGHDERLREQCLRTVEMEPLGCPPGGGGYPPPPPPPPPPLQLPREPPQFVPPRSLSPPLPLQVPHPMPQANWVSMPDTDLFGKPPCYEEAVLMEDPPPPYSEVLADPRGGTYLKPAPLRPAAPLPPPPREPQDPAPVSTSETSKPPATAVFPERGYSSLIRLPSSQRWDSLGHLLSNMDLNHNNLTPPGARSVQAATAVMATMPRREPRTHHNGHGLRGGIQGLQGSIQGLQGGIQGLQGGIQGLQGGLQGLQGGMQGLQGGIHGFRGGTQGLQGGIQGFQGGLQGLQGVHGLRGLEPSCGLPTAFPLLGRSTAV, encoded by the exons ATGGTGATGTCGCAGGGCACCTACACCTTCCTAGCCTGCTTCGCCGGCTTCTGGCTGGTGTGGGCGCTGGTCGTCCtgctctgctgcttctgcagcttcctgcagcGCAGGCTGAAGCGCGGCCACGACGAGCGGCTGCGGGAGCAGTGCCTGCGCACCGTGGAGATGGAGCCGCTCGGctgcccccccggggggggggggtacccgcctcctcccccgcctcccccaccgCCCCTGCAGCTGCCCCGCGAGCCGCCGCAGTTCGTCCCTCCTCGAAGCCTGTCGCCGCCTCTGCCTCTGCAGGTCCCTCATCCGATGCCGCAGGCCAACTGGGTCAGCATGCCAG ACACAGACCTCTTTGGGAAGCCGCCCTGCTACGAGGAGGCCGTTCTGATGGAGGACCCTCCTCCGCCCTACAGTGAGGTCCTGGCCGACCCCCGGGGGGGCACCTACCTGAAGCCGGCCCCGCTCCGACCCGCGGCCCCCCTGCCCCCGCCTCCGAGGGAACCCCAGGATCCTGCTCCGGTGTCCACATCGGAGACCAGCAAGCCTCCCGCGACGGCTGTGTTCCCCGAGCGAGGTTACTCCTCCCTGATCCGCCTGCCTTCGTCCCAGCGCTGGGACTCCCTGGGACACcttctgtccaacatggacctgaacCACAACAACCTTACCCCGCCGGGGGCCCGCTCCGTCCAGGCCGCCACCGCCGTGATGGCTACCATGCCCCGCCGAGAGCCCAGGACTCACCACAATGGACATGGGCTGAGAGGTGGAATACAAGGACTCCAAGGAAGCATACAAGGACTCCAAGGAGGCATACAAGGACTCCAAGGAGGCATACAAGGACTCCAAGGAGGCTTACAAGGACTCCAAGGAGGCATGCAAGGACTCCAAGGAGGCATACATGGATTTCGAGGAGGGACACAAGGACTTCAAGGGGGGATCCAGGGGTTCCAAGGGGGGTTACAGGGGCTTCAGGGGGTCCACGGTCTGAGGGGACTGGAGCCAAGCTGTGGCCTGCCAACAGCCTTCCCACTGCTGGGTCGCAGCACCGCCGTCTAA